A DNA window from Bacteroides cellulosilyticus contains the following coding sequences:
- a CDS encoding fructose-bisphosphatase class III: MSNITPESIMSDLRYLQLLSRSFPTIADASTEIINLEAILNLPKGTEHFLTDIHGEYEAFQHVLKNASGAVKRKVNEIFGHTLRESEKKEICTLIYYPEEKLQLIKEQEADLDDWYLITLNQLVKVCQNVSSKYTRSKVRKALPAEFSYIIQELLHESSVEPNKHAYINVIISTIISTKRSDDFIIAMCNLIQRLTIDSLHIVGDIYDRGPGAHIIMDTLCDYHNFDIQWGNHDILWMGAASGNDACIANVIRMSMRYANLATLEDGYGINLLPLATFAMDTYADDPCTIFAPKMNFADGNYNEKTLRLITQMHKAITVIQFKLEAEIIDRRPEFGMQNRKLLEKIDFEKGVFVYEGKEYPLRDTNFPTIDPADPYRLSDEERELIDKIHASFMNSEKLKKHMRCLFTYGGMYLICNSNLLYHASMPLNEDGSFKRVRIGKKEYWGKKLLCKTDQLIRTAYFDEDGTEEKSFALDYVWYMWCGPNAPSFDKDKMATFERYFIGDKELSKETKGYYYTLRNRADICERILAEFEVTGPHSHIINGHVPVKIIKGEKPIKADGKLLVIDGGFSKAYQPETGIAGYTLVYHSHGLQLVQHEPFQSRQKAIEEGQDIKSNTFVVEFNSQRMMVKDTDKGKVLVTQIQDLKKLLVAYRTGFIKEKN, translated from the coding sequence ATGAGTAATATTACCCCTGAAAGCATCATGAGCGACTTGCGTTATTTGCAGTTGCTGTCACGCAGTTTCCCTACAATTGCGGATGCCAGTACAGAAATTATTAATTTGGAAGCTATTTTGAATCTCCCGAAGGGGACAGAACACTTCCTGACCGATATTCATGGTGAATACGAAGCCTTTCAGCATGTGTTGAAGAACGCTTCGGGAGCCGTGAAGCGAAAAGTGAATGAAATCTTCGGGCATACCCTGCGTGAAAGTGAGAAGAAAGAGATATGTACGCTGATTTACTATCCCGAAGAGAAGCTGCAACTGATTAAAGAACAGGAGGCTGACCTGGACGACTGGTATCTGATAACATTGAACCAACTGGTGAAAGTTTGCCAGAATGTATCTTCCAAATATACACGCTCAAAGGTACGCAAGGCACTTCCGGCAGAATTTTCGTATATCATTCAGGAATTGCTGCATGAGTCGAGTGTAGAGCCTAATAAGCATGCCTATATCAATGTGATTATCAGCACTATCATCTCTACCAAGCGTTCAGATGATTTCATCATCGCGATGTGTAATCTTATCCAGCGGCTGACGATTGATTCCCTGCACATCGTAGGAGATATCTACGACCGTGGTCCGGGAGCGCATATCATTATGGATACACTCTGCGATTATCATAATTTCGATATCCAGTGGGGAAACCATGACATTCTTTGGATGGGAGCAGCGTCGGGTAATGACGCCTGTATTGCCAATGTGATCCGTATGTCGATGCGTTACGCTAATCTGGCGACATTGGAAGACGGGTATGGCATCAACTTGCTGCCGCTTGCCACGTTTGCCATGGATACCTATGCGGATGATCCCTGTACAATTTTTGCACCGAAGATGAACTTCGCAGATGGTAACTATAACGAGAAGACTTTACGGTTGATTACCCAAATGCATAAAGCCATTACGGTGATACAGTTCAAACTGGAAGCGGAGATTATAGATCGTCGTCCTGAGTTTGGCATGCAGAACCGAAAGTTGCTGGAAAAGATTGATTTCGAGAAAGGCGTCTTTGTGTACGAAGGAAAGGAATATCCGCTTCGCGACACCAACTTCCCGACGATTGATCCGGCTGATCCGTATCGCCTGTCAGATGAAGAACGGGAGTTGATTGATAAGATTCATGCTTCGTTCATGAACAGTGAAAAACTGAAGAAGCACATGCGTTGTTTGTTTACGTATGGTGGTATGTATCTGATTTGTAATAGTAACCTGTTGTATCATGCTTCGATGCCTCTGAATGAAGATGGCAGTTTCAAGCGTGTCCGCATCGGAAAGAAAGAATATTGGGGCAAGAAATTATTGTGTAAAACGGATCAACTGATACGTACAGCTTATTTTGACGAAGACGGTACGGAGGAGAAGAGTTTTGCGCTGGATTATGTGTGGTATATGTGGTGTGGCCCAAATGCTCCATCGTTTGACAAGGATAAGATGGCAACGTTTGAACGCTATTTTATAGGAGATAAAGAATTATCTAAAGAAACCAAAGGATATTATTATACTTTGCGCAACCGTGCGGATATTTGCGAGCGTATTCTTGCGGAATTTGAGGTTACAGGTCCTCATTCACACATCATTAACGGGCATGTGCCTGTGAAGATTATCAAAGGTGAGAAGCCGATAAAAGCAGACGGTAAACTGCTGGTGATTGACGGTGGATTCTCCAAAGCATATCAGCCGGAAACCGGAATTGCCGGATATACGCTGGTATATCATTCGCATGGCTTACAGCTAGTGCAACATGAACCGTTCCAAAGCCGTCAGAAAGCAATAGAAGAGGGACAGGATATCAAATCCAATACTTTCGTCGTCGAGTTCAATTCACAACGCATGATGGTGAAAGATACCGATAAGGGAAAAGTACTAGTAACGCAGATACAGGACCTGAAGAAGTTGCTGGTAGCGTATAGGACGGGGTTTATAAAGGAAAAGAACTGA
- a CDS encoding MATE family efflux transporter yields the protein MVHQESLKKRLAKLAAPIFIETLLIMMLGAVDTIMLSRHSDSSVAAVGVVNQIIMLTFLVFEVINLGTSVLCSQYLGARLQKKVVQVVGVSILVNIVVGVSVSLLLFFGAGPILRLMGLTSELMTDGMDYMRIVGAFAFFQAISLTLSASLRSANKAIYPMLVTVVVNILNIIGNYSLIFGQFGFPELGVEGAAISTAFSRGVSMVLLFIILFRKHIHRFPIAYFRPFPWIELKNLMKVGLPSAGEQLSYSSSQVVITFFINMLGVEALATRTYCVNIIMFAYLFSISMAQGGAICIGHLIGEKKPHAAFLMGKYVMKKSVMITVILSTILAIFGNTIFHWLTTNEEIIRLGTTILIIDVILEIGRPINIFATNALRAAGDVTYPFYVGLVVQWSVAVGLGYIIGIPLEWGICGMWVAFLLDENIRGAIFVKRWYSMKWTTKGFVK from the coding sequence ATGGTACATCAGGAAAGCTTGAAAAAGCGGCTTGCAAAGCTTGCTGCCCCCATCTTTATAGAAACCCTGCTCATCATGATGCTGGGCGCCGTGGATACTATTATGCTGAGTCGCCACTCCGACAGCAGTGTGGCTGCCGTCGGAGTAGTCAACCAAATTATTATGCTTACCTTTCTTGTGTTCGAGGTCATTAATCTCGGTACATCCGTTCTTTGCTCCCAATATCTTGGCGCCCGCCTGCAAAAGAAAGTGGTACAAGTGGTCGGTGTTTCAATCCTTGTGAACATAGTGGTAGGCGTATCCGTCAGCCTGCTCCTTTTCTTTGGTGCCGGGCCTATCCTGCGCCTAATGGGACTGACTTCCGAACTGATGACTGACGGCATGGACTATATGCGTATTGTAGGCGCTTTCGCCTTCTTCCAAGCCATCTCACTAACACTTTCCGCCTCCCTGCGCAGTGCCAATAAAGCCATTTACCCGATGCTGGTAACCGTTGTTGTCAACATTCTCAATATTATAGGTAACTATTCCCTCATCTTCGGGCAGTTCGGTTTTCCCGAACTGGGTGTGGAAGGTGCTGCCATTTCCACCGCTTTCAGCCGTGGCGTGTCTATGGTTCTCCTGTTCATCATCCTGTTCCGCAAGCATATCCACCGCTTCCCCATTGCCTATTTCCGTCCGTTCCCGTGGATAGAACTGAAAAATCTGATGAAGGTGGGACTCCCTTCTGCCGGCGAACAACTTTCTTACAGTTCTTCGCAAGTAGTGATTACCTTCTTCATCAATATGCTGGGCGTCGAAGCTCTTGCCACACGCACCTATTGTGTCAATATCATCATGTTTGCCTATCTGTTCAGCATCTCCATGGCGCAGGGTGGTGCCATTTGCATCGGGCATCTCATCGGAGAAAAGAAACCTCATGCCGCTTTCCTCATGGGTAAATATGTTATGAAGAAATCCGTCATGATCACCGTTATACTCTCCACCATCCTTGCTATATTCGGAAACACGATCTTCCATTGGCTTACTACCAATGAAGAAATCATCCGGCTCGGAACCACCATCCTCATCATCGACGTCATTCTCGAAATCGGACGTCCCATCAATATCTTTGCAACCAACGCCTTGCGTGCTGCCGGAGATGTTACCTATCCTTTCTATGTCGGCCTGGTAGTTCAGTGGAGCGTTGCCGTCGGCTTGGGCTACATCATCGGTATCCCTCTGGAGTGGGGCATCTGCGGTATGTGGGTCGCCTTCTTGCTGGACGAGAACATCCGTGGAGCCATCTTCGTAAAACGCTGGTACAGTATGAAGTGGACGACAAAAGGGTTTGTTAAGTGA
- a CDS encoding putative transporter, with protein sequence MDWLYSLFVEHSALQAVVVLSLISAIGLGLGKIHICGISLGVTFVFFAGIIAGHFGLSIDPQMLNYAESFGLVIFVYALGLQVGPGFFSSFRTGGVQLNMLAVGVVLIGTVMTVLGSYGLGVSLPDMVGILCGATTNTPALGAAQQTLKQMGIEANTPALGCAVAYPLGVVGVILGILLIRKMLVRKEDLEVKEKDDVNKPYIVAFQVHNPAIFNMSIKDIAQLSYPKFVISRLWRDGNVSIPTSEKVIKEGDRLLVITSEKSAPALTVLFGEQENTDWNKEDIDWNAIDSQLVSQRIVVTRPELNGKKLGSLHLRNHYGINISRVYRSGVQLLATAELTLQLGDRLTVIGEAAAVQNVEKVLGNAVKSLKEPNLVAVFVGIVLGLALGAIPIAIPGVSTPVKLGLAGGPIIVGILIGTFGPRMHMVTYTTRSANLMLRALGLSLYLACLGLDAGAHFFDTVFRPEGLLWIAIGCALTVLPVLIMGIIAFRWMKIDFGSVAGMLCGSMANPMALNYVNDTIPGDNPSVSYATVYPLCMFLRVIIAQVLLMFFLS encoded by the coding sequence TTGGATTGGTTATACAGTTTATTCGTTGAACATTCCGCTCTGCAGGCGGTTGTGGTACTCTCGTTGATCTCCGCTATTGGTTTGGGGCTGGGAAAGATACATATCTGCGGTATATCGTTGGGAGTGACCTTCGTGTTTTTTGCAGGTATCATTGCCGGACATTTCGGGCTGTCCATTGACCCGCAGATGCTGAACTATGCTGAGAGTTTCGGTTTAGTGATATTCGTGTATGCACTGGGATTGCAGGTCGGTCCGGGCTTTTTCAGTTCGTTCAGGACGGGTGGTGTGCAACTGAATATGCTGGCAGTGGGCGTGGTGCTGATCGGTACGGTGATGACGGTGTTGGGCAGCTATGGACTGGGAGTTTCCCTGCCGGACATGGTGGGTATCCTCTGTGGTGCCACGACCAATACCCCTGCGCTGGGTGCCGCACAGCAAACCTTGAAACAGATGGGCATTGAGGCGAATACTCCGGCTTTGGGATGTGCGGTGGCATATCCGTTGGGCGTAGTGGGAGTGATTCTCGGTATCCTGCTGATACGCAAAATGCTGGTGCGTAAGGAAGATTTGGAAGTCAAAGAGAAAGACGATGTGAACAAACCATATATCGTTGCATTCCAGGTGCACAATCCGGCAATCTTTAATATGAGCATAAAGGATATAGCGCAATTGAGCTATCCTAAATTCGTGATATCCCGTTTGTGGCGGGACGGGAATGTGAGTATCCCCACTTCCGAGAAGGTGATTAAAGAAGGTGACCGTCTGCTGGTCATCACTTCCGAAAAGAGTGCGCCTGCACTGACGGTGCTGTTCGGCGAACAGGAAAATACGGACTGGAACAAGGAGGATATCGACTGGAATGCCATTGACAGCCAGTTGGTTTCGCAACGTATCGTGGTGACACGTCCCGAACTGAACGGAAAGAAACTGGGTTCGCTGCATCTGCGCAATCATTACGGCATCAATATCAGTCGCGTATATCGCAGTGGCGTGCAGTTGCTGGCTACGGCGGAACTGACTTTGCAGTTGGGCGACCGACTGACGGTAATAGGTGAGGCGGCTGCCGTACAAAATGTGGAAAAAGTATTGGGCAATGCTGTCAAGAGCCTGAAAGAACCTAATCTGGTTGCTGTATTCGTGGGCATTGTCCTCGGCCTTGCATTGGGAGCAATACCTATCGCTATCCCCGGTGTCAGCACTCCCGTGAAGTTGGGACTTGCAGGAGGCCCGATTATAGTAGGCATTCTTATCGGTACTTTCGGCCCCAGAATGCACATGGTGACCTACACAACCCGCAGTGCCAATCTGATGCTTCGTGCCTTGGGCTTGTCGCTCTATCTGGCTTGTCTGGGATTGGATGCGGGTGCCCATTTCTTCGATACGGTGTTCCGTCCGGAAGGTTTGTTGTGGATAGCTATCGGCTGTGCGCTGACTGTGCTTCCTGTACTGATAATGGGAATCATTGCTTTCCGTTGGATGAAGATAGATTTCGGTTCGGTGGCAGGGATGCTGTGCGGTAGTATGGCGAATCCGATGGCATTGAATTATGTGAATGATACCATTCCCGGTGATAATCCTTCAGTTTCTTATGCTACGGTTTATCCCTTGTGCATGTTTCTGCGTGTGATTATCGCCCAAGTGCTGTTGATGTTCTTTTTAAGTTGA
- a CDS encoding LA_2272 family surface repeat-containing protein codes for MRRLFPSIIALLMVAGTLPAQTTDSPSTTKKDREPVGINLSLWKNMSTQPTDTVGSTCLNLGLFSSMNRLNGVGINLLGGVVLRDMNGVQITGLANLVGGSMRGVQIAGISNVNGNNLSGVSISGLVGITGNHAQGVIFSGLTNITGDNTSGVIIGGLLNISGENSSGVHLAGLANIAGESFNGITTSGLLNIVGQSLRGIQISGLGNITGENMHGMQISGLGNVVGGSFTGAQLAPMNMAKSGKGLQIGLFNYYKENFDGFQLGLVNANPDTKVQLMLFGGNTTKLNVGARFKNKLFYTILGGGTHYLDFSDKFSASLFYRAGLELPLYKQLFISGDLGFQHIENFKNKDYGFPARLYALQARVNLEYRLTDRLGIFVTGGYGGSRYYNKGVTYDKGVILEGGVVVFKY; via the coding sequence ATGAGACGATTATTTCCATCCATTATTGCATTACTGATGGTTGCGGGTACACTCCCTGCACAAACCACTGACAGTCCGTCAACAACAAAGAAAGACAGAGAGCCTGTCGGCATCAACCTATCCTTGTGGAAGAACATGTCTACGCAGCCGACTGACACTGTCGGCAGTACCTGCCTAAACCTCGGTCTTTTTTCCTCCATGAACCGCCTGAACGGTGTGGGTATCAATCTACTGGGCGGAGTGGTGCTGCGTGACATGAACGGTGTACAAATCACAGGACTTGCCAACTTAGTAGGAGGCAGTATGCGAGGCGTCCAGATTGCCGGTATCAGTAACGTGAATGGGAATAATCTCAGTGGCGTATCCATATCCGGTTTAGTCGGTATCACAGGAAATCATGCACAAGGTGTCATTTTTTCGGGGCTCACCAATATAACAGGAGACAACACCAGTGGTGTTATCATAGGTGGTCTGCTGAACATTAGCGGTGAGAACTCTTCGGGTGTGCACTTGGCAGGATTAGCCAATATTGCGGGTGAGAGCTTCAATGGCATCACCACTTCCGGGCTTCTGAATATTGTAGGCCAAAGTCTGCGAGGCATACAAATCAGCGGCTTGGGCAACATCACAGGAGAAAACATGCACGGTATGCAAATATCCGGACTCGGCAACGTGGTAGGCGGAAGTTTTACCGGTGCACAACTTGCCCCCATGAACATGGCAAAAAGCGGAAAAGGATTACAAATCGGATTATTCAATTACTATAAGGAGAACTTCGATGGCTTCCAGTTAGGTCTGGTAAATGCCAATCCGGATACGAAAGTACAGCTAATGCTTTTCGGAGGAAACACTACAAAGCTGAATGTAGGTGCCCGTTTCAAGAACAAGTTGTTCTATACCATCTTAGGCGGTGGTACGCACTATCTGGATTTCAGCGATAAGTTTTCCGCCTCCCTCTTCTATCGTGCCGGCCTCGAATTACCCTTGTACAAGCAGTTGTTCATCAGCGGTGACCTGGGCTTCCAGCACATCGAAAACTTCAAGAATAAAGATTACGGTTTCCCTGCACGCCTCTATGCCCTCCAGGCACGTGTCAATCTGGAATATCGCTTAACAGACCGCCTCGGTATATTTGTCACCGGTGGTTACGGTGGCAGCCGCTACTACAACAAGGGAGTTACTTACGATAAAGGAGTGATCCTGGAAGGAGGAGTGGTGGTGTTTAAATACTAA
- a CDS encoding GDP-L-fucose synthase family protein, whose product MLDKNAKIYVAGHRGLVGSAIWKNLQDKGYTNLIGKTHKELDLLDAVSVRKFFDEEQPEYVFLAAAFVGGIMANSIYRADFIYKNLQIQQNVIGESFRHNVKKLLFLGSTCIYPRDAEQPMKEEVLLTSPLEYTNEPYAIAKIAGLKMCESFNLQYGTNYIAVMPTNLYGPNDNFDLERSHVLPAMIRKIHLAHCLKQGDWDAICKDLNQRPVEGIDGSSSKEDILAILAKYGIGNSEVKLWGTGTPLREFLWSEEMADASVFVMEHVDFKDTYKQGDKDIRNCHINIGTGKEISIRELAELIVSTVGYQGQLTFDSTKPDGTMRKLTDPSKLHALGWQHKVEIEEGVQRMYNWYLGR is encoded by the coding sequence ATGTTAGACAAGAACGCCAAAATCTACGTAGCCGGACACCGTGGTCTGGTAGGCTCCGCCATCTGGAAAAACCTGCAAGATAAAGGATATACCAATCTCATTGGCAAAACCCACAAAGAACTCGATTTGCTGGATGCCGTTTCCGTACGTAAATTCTTTGATGAAGAGCAACCGGAATATGTATTCCTTGCCGCTGCTTTCGTTGGCGGCATCATGGCAAACAGCATTTACCGTGCCGACTTCATCTACAAAAACCTGCAAATACAGCAAAACGTCATCGGTGAAAGTTTTCGCCACAATGTGAAGAAACTCCTCTTCCTGGGAAGCACATGCATCTATCCGCGTGATGCCGAACAACCCATGAAAGAAGAAGTGCTCCTCACCTCTCCGCTGGAATATACCAACGAACCGTACGCCATCGCCAAGATTGCCGGACTGAAAATGTGCGAGAGCTTCAACCTGCAATATGGCACGAATTACATCGCCGTAATGCCCACCAACCTCTATGGTCCGAATGACAACTTCGATCTGGAACGCAGCCATGTGCTCCCTGCCATGATTCGCAAGATACATCTGGCTCATTGCCTGAAGCAAGGCGACTGGGATGCAATATGCAAAGACCTGAACCAGCGTCCGGTAGAAGGGATCGACGGCAGCAGCAGTAAGGAAGATATCCTTGCCATCCTTGCCAAATACGGTATCGGCAACAGCGAAGTGAAATTATGGGGTACAGGCACACCTCTTCGCGAATTCCTCTGGAGCGAAGAAATGGCAGATGCCAGCGTCTTCGTCATGGAGCATGTAGACTTCAAAGACACCTACAAACAAGGTGATAAAGATATTCGTAACTGCCATATTAATATAGGTACAGGCAAGGAAATCTCTATCCGCGAACTGGCCGAACTGATAGTTTCCACCGTGGGTTACCAAGGTCAGCTGACTTTCGACAGCACCAAACCGGACGGAACCATGCGCAAACTGACTGATCCCTCGAAACTGCACGCTCTGGGCTGGCAACACAAAGTGGAGATCGAAGAAGGCGTACAACGCATGTACAACTGGTACTTAGGGCGGTAA
- a CDS encoding sulfatase, with protein MKNELLLSAAILPMCGMAGEAIAASPAKGAPKEKQRPNIVLFLVDDMGWQDTSLPFWTQRTHYNDTYHTPNMERLAAQGKMFTQAYACSISSPTRVSLFTGMNAARHRVTSWTLRKNTTHEQPDSVMIYPEWNVNGICQEPGIERTTQVTTLAQVLKENGYQTIHCGKAHFGANDTPGADPLTMGFEVNIAGHAAGSPASYYGKNNFGNKPDGKSPLAAVPGLEKYHGTDTFLSEALTLEAMKALDSAQQKDEPFFLYMAHYAIHTPIQPDYRFYQKYLDKGLPPVEAAYATLIEGMDKSLGDLMDYLERNHLTENTVILFMSDNGGLAAHTRAGELHTQNYPLNSGKGSAYEGGVREPMIVSWPGVVAPDTKCGDYLMIEDFYPTILEIAGVQKYTTVQQRDGISFMPLLTGKGKIKDRDIYWHYPHSWGPSGPGIGATCSIRSGDWKLVYYFADGKRELFNIPEDISEKDDVAIKNPRIVKKLAQKLSNYLRSVDAQRPTLRATGKLAPWPDEIKD; from the coding sequence ATGAAAAACGAATTATTACTGTCTGCTGCCATATTGCCCATGTGTGGTATGGCAGGAGAAGCGATTGCGGCATCTCCGGCAAAGGGAGCGCCGAAAGAAAAGCAACGTCCGAACATAGTTCTGTTTTTGGTTGACGACATGGGATGGCAGGATACTTCGCTGCCTTTCTGGACTCAACGAACGCATTACAACGACACTTATCACACGCCGAACATGGAACGTCTGGCGGCACAAGGGAAGATGTTCACACAAGCATACGCTTGTAGTATCAGCTCCCCCACCCGGGTCAGTCTTTTTACAGGGATGAATGCCGCGCGGCATCGTGTGACAAGTTGGACATTACGCAAAAATACAACGCATGAACAACCGGACTCTGTGATGATCTATCCGGAATGGAATGTGAATGGTATTTGTCAGGAACCGGGAATCGAACGCACTACACAAGTCACTACGCTTGCACAAGTGCTTAAAGAGAACGGATATCAGACCATTCATTGCGGTAAAGCCCACTTTGGAGCAAATGATACTCCTGGAGCTGATCCGCTGACGATGGGCTTTGAAGTGAACATAGCCGGACACGCTGCCGGTTCACCGGCCAGTTACTACGGCAAGAATAATTTCGGTAATAAGCCGGACGGGAAAAGTCCGTTGGCAGCAGTTCCGGGATTGGAAAAATATCATGGTACGGATACCTTCCTCAGCGAAGCACTTACACTGGAAGCAATGAAGGCTTTGGATAGTGCACAGCAAAAGGATGAACCATTCTTCTTATATATGGCTCATTATGCCATTCATACGCCTATACAACCGGACTATCGCTTCTATCAGAAATATCTGGATAAAGGACTTCCACCCGTAGAGGCCGCCTATGCCACCCTCATTGAAGGGATGGATAAAAGTCTGGGAGATCTGATGGACTATCTGGAACGCAACCATCTGACAGAAAATACAGTCATTCTTTTCATGTCCGATAATGGCGGACTGGCTGCACATACCCGTGCCGGAGAACTGCATACACAGAATTACCCGCTCAACAGCGGAAAAGGTTCCGCTTACGAGGGCGGTGTACGCGAACCGATGATCGTGAGCTGGCCCGGTGTAGTAGCTCCGGATACGAAATGTGGAGATTATCTGATGATTGAAGATTTCTATCCGACTATTCTTGAGATAGCAGGTGTCCAGAAGTACACTACCGTGCAACAACGGGATGGTATCAGTTTTATGCCGTTGTTGACAGGAAAGGGCAAAATCAAGGATCGCGATATCTATTGGCACTATCCCCATAGTTGGGGACCTTCGGGCCCGGGTATTGGGGCCACCTGCTCCATCCGTTCCGGTGACTGGAAACTTGTATATTACTTTGCGGACGGTAAACGTGAACTGTTTAATATTCCGGAAGATATCAGCGAGAAAGACGACGTGGCTATAAAGAATCCACGTATCGTAAAGAAATTAGCACAGAAATTAAGTAACTATCTCCGGTCGGTAGATGCGCAGCGTCCTACGCTTCGTGCCACCGGCAAATTGGCCCCCTGGCCGGACGAAATTAAAGATTGA
- a CDS encoding long-chain fatty acid--CoA ligase — translation MEQSFIAYIENSIKQNWDLDALTDYNGATLQYKDVARKIEKVHLIFEASGIKKGDKIAICGRNSSHWGVTFLATLTYGAVAVPILHEFKADNIHNIVNHSEAKLLFVGDQVWENLNEAAMTILEGIILMTDFSILISRTEKLDYAREHLNELFGKKYPKNFRKEHIEYHKDQPEELAVINYTSGTTSYSKGVMLPYRSLWSNTAFAFEVLPLKAGDKIISMLPMAHMYGLAFEFLYEFAAGCQIYFLTRMPSPKIIFQAFSEVKPHLVVAVPLIIEKIIKKNVLPKLETPTMKLLLKVPIINDKIKTTVREGVVSAFGGRFAEVIVGGAAFNQEVEQFLRMIEFPYTVGYGMTECGPIICYEDWSRFKPGSCGKAVPRMEVKILSPDPENIAGEIVCRGPNVMLGYYKNEEATREAIDADGWLHTGDLALMDAEGNVTIKGRSKNMLLGASGQNIYPEEIEDKLNNLPYVAESIIVQQNEKLVGLVYPDFDDAFAHGLTTTDIERVMEENRVALNAELPAYSQILKMKIYPEEFEKTPKRSIKRFLYQEAKG, via the coding sequence ATGGAACAAAGTTTTATCGCCTATATTGAGAACAGCATTAAACAGAATTGGGACCTGGATGCCCTGACCGATTATAATGGGGCTACCCTGCAATACAAAGACGTAGCCCGCAAAATAGAGAAAGTACATTTAATCTTCGAAGCAAGCGGCATCAAGAAAGGAGATAAAATTGCCATCTGCGGACGTAACAGTTCACACTGGGGAGTTACTTTCCTCGCTACACTGACCTACGGAGCCGTTGCAGTTCCCATCCTGCACGAATTTAAAGCGGATAATATACATAACATCGTAAACCATTCCGAAGCCAAATTACTATTTGTGGGCGACCAGGTATGGGAGAATCTGAACGAAGCCGCCATGACCATTCTGGAAGGCATCATCCTGATGACGGATTTCTCTATCCTGATATCCCGTACGGAAAAGTTGGATTATGCCCGCGAGCACCTGAATGAGTTGTTCGGCAAGAAATATCCCAAGAATTTCCGCAAGGAACACATCGAATATCACAAGGACCAGCCTGAAGAACTGGCAGTAATCAACTATACTTCCGGTACGACGAGTTATTCCAAAGGCGTAATGCTACCCTATCGCAGTCTATGGTCGAATACAGCATTTGCATTTGAGGTATTGCCACTGAAGGCCGGGGATAAGATTATCTCCATGCTGCCGATGGCGCACATGTATGGGCTGGCATTCGAATTCCTGTACGAATTCGCCGCAGGATGTCAGATATACTTCCTCACCCGTATGCCAAGTCCGAAGATTATCTTCCAGGCATTCTCGGAAGTGAAGCCGCACCTGGTGGTAGCCGTACCGCTTATTATAGAGAAGATTATCAAGAAAAACGTGCTTCCGAAACTGGAAACACCAACCATGAAACTATTGCTTAAAGTCCCCATCATCAACGACAAGATCAAGACAACCGTACGCGAAGGAGTAGTCAGTGCCTTCGGTGGACGTTTTGCGGAAGTCATTGTAGGGGGTGCCGCTTTCAACCAGGAAGTAGAACAGTTCCTACGCATGATAGAATTCCCCTACACGGTAGGTTACGGAATGACAGAATGCGGGCCGATCATCTGTTACGAAGACTGGTCACGCTTCAAACCGGGTTCCTGCGGTAAGGCCGTCCCCCGTATGGAAGTGAAAATCCTTTCTCCTGATCCGGAAAACATAGCGGGAGAAATCGTATGCCGCGGACCTAACGTCATGCTGGGATACTATAAAAATGAAGAAGCCACCCGTGAGGCTATTGATGCCGACGGTTGGTTGCACACCGGTGACCTTGCGTTGATGGATGCCGAGGGCAATGTAACCATCAAGGGACGCAGCAAGAACATGCTGCTCGGTGCCAGCGGACAGAATATCTACCCCGAAGAAATAGAAGACAAGTTGAACAACCTGCCGTATGTTGCCGAAAGCATTATCGTACAGCAAAATGAAAAGCTTGTCGGACTGGTATATCCTGACTTTGACGATGCTTTTGCACATGGTCTGACCACTACGGACATCGAACGTGTCATGGAAGAAAACCGCGTTGCGTTAAACGCAGAGCTTCCGGCGTACAGCCAGATACTCAAAATGAAAATCTATCCCGAAGAATTTGAGAAAACGCCCAAACGCTCCATCAAACGGTTCTTGTACCAAGAGGCGAAGGGATAA